From Triticum aestivum cultivar Chinese Spring chromosome 4A, IWGSC CS RefSeq v2.1, whole genome shotgun sequence, a single genomic window includes:
- the LOC123081515 gene encoding tryptamine benzoyltransferase 1-like yields MEITSSTMVKPVCSVPHPLDGEKVPLTVFDRAAADAFIPTVLVYPGPAPSNEAVKEGLLRAIAAYPHLAGQLALDDHGRRFLHVNNEGVLLIEAAVPVDLADVLVDGRMAGDAEDLYPTIPEENIGAALLQIQLNRYRCGGLVVGICSHHHAADGHSMSMFFTAWATAVREGKDFTTPTPFLGRARTSVPRSTPAPVFDHRSREFTCGDRDSYAVVPMDRIKNLTVHFTAEFVADLKAHVGARCSTFQCLLAHVWKKITAARELKPEEFTKVRVAVNCRGRANPPVPMDFFGNMVLWAFPRLQVRDVLNSSYGGVVGAIRDAVARIDDEYVQSFVDFGGVADANGEELVATAAAAGTMFCPDAEVDSWLGFRFHQLDFGTGAPSAFIPPDLPIEGLMIFVPSRKANGGVDLFMAVAEEHVAAFEEIIYSLD; encoded by the exons ATGGAGATCACGAGCAGCACGATGGTGAAGCCGGTGTGCTCGGTGCCGCACCCGCTCGACGGCGAGAAGGTCCCGCTGACCGTCTtcgaccgcgccgccgccgacgccttcATCCCCACCGTGCTCGTGTACCCCGGGCCGGCGCCGTCCAACGAGGCGGTCAAGGAAGGACTCCTCAGGGCCATCGCAGCATACCCTCACCTGGCGGGGCAGCTCGCCCTCGACGATCATGGCCGGCGCTTCCTCCACGTCAACAATGAGGGCGTGCTCCTGATCGAGGCCGCCGTGCCGGTCGACCTGGCGGACGTGCTCGTCGACGGCCGCATGGCCGGAGACGCTGAGGACCTCTACCCTACGATACCAGAG GAGAACATTGGGGCGGCGCTGCTGCAGATCCAGCTCAACAGGTACAGGTGCGGTGGTCTCGTGGTCGGCATATGCTCCCACCATCACGCCGCCGACGGCCACTCCATGAGCATGTTTTTCACCGCGTGGGCGACGGCGGTGCGCGAGGGAAAGGACTTCACCACGCCGACCCCATTCCTCGGCCGTGCGAGAACGTCCGTGCCCCGAAGCACGCCGGCGCCGGTGTTCGACCACCGGTCACGGGAGTTCACTTGTGGAGACCGAGACTCCTACGCCGTCGTGCCCATGGACAGGATCAAAAACCTCACGGTGCACTTCACGGCTGAGTTCGTCGCCGACCTCAAAGCCCACGTCGGCGCCCGCTGCAGCACGTTCCAGTGTCTCCTCGCGCACGTCTGGAAGAAAATCACGGCGGCGCGGGAGCTGAAGCCCGAGGAGTTCACCAAGGTGAGGGTGGCCGTGAACTGCAGGGGCAGGGCCAACCCGCCCGTGCCGATGGACTTCTTCGGGAACATGGTGCTCTGGGCTTTCCCAAGGCTGCAGGTCCGGGACGTCCTCAACTCGAGCTACGGCGGCGTGGTCGGCGCCATCCGCGACGCCGTGGCACGCATCGACGACGAGTACGTGCAGTCCTTCGTGGACTTCGGCGGAGTGGCGGACGCGAACGGGGAGGAGCTCGTCGCGACGGCGGCCGCTGCCGGCACGATGTTCTGCCCGGACGCAGAGGTGGACAGCTGGCTGGGGTTCAGGTTCCATCAGCTCGACTTTGGCACCGGGGCACCGTCCGCCTTCATACCGCCGGACTTGCCTATTGAGGGGCTCATGATCTTCGTGCCGTCACGCAAGGCGAACGGCGGCGTCGACCTCTTCATGGCCGTCGCGGAGGAGCACGTGGCAGCGTTCGAGGAGATCATCTACTCCTTGGATTGA